A single Syntrophorhabdales bacterium DNA region contains:
- a CDS encoding 1,4-alpha-glucan branching protein domain-containing protein, translating to MEKGYLAFILHAHLPFVRHPEYEDSLEEYWLFEAITETYIPLLAMLEKLAGEGVAFRLTFSLTPTLASMLEDSLLQSRYLRRIEHQIELAAKEMQRTRHQPEFHRLARMYYESFSKAKELFTSRYKQNLLQAFRRLQELGFVELIASAATHGYLPLLSVNPSSVSAQIRVGVDRHREAFGQRPGGFWLPECGYYPGIDTFLREEKIRYTILESHGITRADVKPIYGVYAPLYCPSGVAVFGRDPESSKQVWSSVEGYPGDFDYREFYRDIAYDLEFEYIKPYVHEAGIRIDTGIKYYRITGQDRSKEAYIPERAEQKAHIHAENFLDNREKQIDFLASAMDRKPIIVAPYDAELFGHWWFEGPIWLEHVIRNVASKGDALRLVTLSEYLEMYPINQVSVPSMSSWGYKGFSEVWLNGSNDWIYPDLHRAGDLMAEMARDYPNAKGITRRALNQAARELLLAQASDWAFMLKLGVMTEYATKRTRDHLLHSERLFREVRDASVDKAWLSLIESRDNIFPHIDYRVFSRPKQKSVHPRGSDDA from the coding sequence GTGGAAAAAGGGTACCTGGCCTTTATTCTGCACGCCCACCTTCCTTTCGTGAGGCATCCGGAATATGAGGATTCGCTTGAAGAATACTGGCTCTTTGAAGCAATCACAGAGACCTATATTCCCTTGCTTGCCATGCTTGAGAAGCTTGCCGGTGAAGGCGTTGCTTTTCGTCTGACATTTTCTCTCACGCCTACTCTGGCATCAATGCTTGAAGATTCACTTCTGCAGTCCCGTTATCTGAGAAGGATCGAACACCAGATTGAATTGGCAGCCAAAGAAATGCAGAGAACGCGGCACCAACCGGAGTTCCACCGGTTGGCCCGCATGTACTACGAAAGTTTTTCCAAAGCAAAGGAACTCTTTACCTCCCGCTATAAACAGAACCTGCTTCAGGCTTTCAGACGTCTCCAGGAACTGGGCTTCGTGGAGCTCATTGCAAGCGCTGCCACACATGGTTACCTTCCCTTGCTGTCTGTCAACCCGTCTTCGGTCAGCGCGCAAATCCGGGTAGGTGTTGACCGCCACAGAGAAGCATTCGGACAAAGGCCTGGGGGGTTCTGGCTGCCGGAATGCGGCTATTATCCGGGAATCGACACCTTCTTAAGAGAAGAAAAGATTCGCTACACCATTCTGGAGTCCCACGGAATCACCCGCGCTGATGTGAAGCCGATATATGGTGTCTATGCCCCTCTCTACTGTCCCTCTGGTGTTGCCGTTTTCGGCCGGGACCCCGAGTCTTCAAAACAAGTCTGGAGTTCGGTCGAGGGTTACCCCGGCGATTTTGATTATCGCGAGTTTTATCGCGACATAGCATACGATCTTGAGTTTGAGTATATCAAACCGTATGTCCATGAAGCAGGTATTCGTATCGACACAGGTATTAAGTATTATCGCATTACAGGTCAGGACCGCAGCAAGGAGGCTTACATTCCAGAACGGGCGGAGCAGAAGGCGCACATTCACGCAGAAAACTTTCTCGACAACCGGGAAAAACAGATCGATTTCCTGGCGTCCGCGATGGACCGTAAACCGATCATTGTCGCGCCGTATGATGCCGAGCTTTTTGGCCATTGGTGGTTCGAAGGTCCCATCTGGCTCGAACATGTGATCCGCAACGTCGCTTCAAAAGGAGACGCGCTTCGTCTCGTCACGCTGTCAGAATACCTGGAAATGTATCCCATCAACCAGGTTTCAGTTCCCTCCATGTCGAGTTGGGGCTACAAGGGGTTCAGTGAAGTCTGGCTTAATGGGAGCAATGATTGGATTTATCCCGACTTGCACCGGGCAGGCGATCTGATGGCGGAAATGGCACGGGATTATCCTAACGCAAAGGGTATCACCCGAAGGGCGTTGAACCAGGCAGCAAGAGAGTTATTGCTGGCACAGGCAAGCGACTGGGCATTCATGCTCAAGTTAGGCGTGATGACGGAGTACGCAACGAAGAGGACACGAGATCATCTGCTTCATTCCGAACGTCTCTTCCGCGAGGTACGAGACGCGAGTGTCGACAAGGCCTGGCTCTCGTTGATAGAAAGCAGGGACAATATTTTCCCGCACATTGACTACCGGGTATTTTCCCGGCCAAAGCAAAAGAGTGTCCACCCGCGCGGATCAGATGATGCCTGA
- the fsa gene encoding fructose-6-phosphate aldolase: MKFFLDTANVDEIKKGLEMGLVDGVTTNPTLLAKEKRDPEATIKEILSLVHGPVNLEVLAVDAKGMIAEGRKLSSLGEQVVVKIPMTEEGMKAVRTLHEEGIKTNVTLIFQAVQALIAAKAGADYVSPFVGRLDDISTAGMDIVGDITTIYSNYGFETEIIVASVRNPLHVLEAATMGADIATIPFPVIKQLMKHPLTDIGLERFLKDYDSLKK, from the coding sequence ATGAAGTTTTTCCTGGACACGGCAAATGTGGACGAAATCAAGAAAGGCCTGGAAATGGGACTTGTCGACGGGGTGACCACAAATCCAACCTTGCTTGCCAAAGAAAAGAGGGATCCAGAAGCGACCATCAAGGAGATACTTTCCCTTGTGCATGGACCGGTGAACCTCGAGGTGCTGGCCGTTGATGCAAAGGGTATGATAGCAGAAGGCAGAAAGCTTTCTTCTCTGGGTGAGCAGGTCGTTGTGAAGATTCCCATGACCGAGGAAGGGATGAAAGCAGTAAGGACACTGCACGAGGAAGGAATCAAGACAAACGTGACCCTGATATTCCAGGCTGTCCAGGCATTGATTGCTGCAAAGGCAGGAGCGGACTATGTGAGCCCGTTTGTGGGCCGGCTTGACGATATTTCGACAGCGGGCATGGACATAGTAGGCGACATCACCACCATTTACTCGAATTACGGTTTTGAAACTGAGATCATTGTCGCAAGCGTGAGAAATCCTCTTCACGTACTCGAGGCAGCCACCATGGGAGCCGACATAGCCACCATTCCCTTCCCGGTCATCAAGCAACTGATGAAACATCCGCTGACGGATATCGGCCTGGAGAGGTTCCTCAAGGATTACGATTCGCTGAAAAAGTGA
- the folK gene encoding 2-amino-4-hydroxy-6-hydroxymethyldihydropteridine diphosphokinase, with translation MAHTVFIGIGSNIGDRHGNCTSSLERITADRRTEFPALSSFYITSPVSPVPQEEFLNCVLRIRWHGSPFELLTLLQDIESAMGRVRDVPQGPRTIDLDILLIDDLTFETADLTVPHHRMHERKFVLVPLLEIEPHAIHPRLGRPLKEFLDEIGPEQAIRKFNEGVSS, from the coding sequence GTGGCCCACACTGTATTCATCGGCATAGGCTCGAATATTGGCGATAGGCACGGCAACTGCACATCGAGCCTAGAACGAATTACCGCTGACCGGAGAACCGAATTCCCGGCCTTGTCCTCGTTTTACATCACCTCGCCTGTTTCACCTGTGCCTCAGGAAGAGTTTCTCAACTGCGTACTGCGGATCAGATGGCATGGATCGCCATTCGAGTTACTTACACTTCTCCAGGATATTGAGTCTGCTATGGGAAGGGTAAGGGACGTACCGCAGGGCCCGCGCACCATAGACCTGGATATACTCCTGATAGATGATCTCACATTTGAGACTGCCGATCTGACTGTGCCGCATCACCGGATGCACGAGAGGAAGTTCGTCCTGGTGCCATTGCTCGAGATAGAACCTCACGCGATTCATCCCCGTCTGGGACGGCCCCTCAAGGAGTTTCTTGATGAGATCGGTCCGGAGCAGGCCATACGGAAATTCAACGAAGGAGTTTCTTCATGA
- a CDS encoding twin-arginine translocase TatA/TatE family subunit, with the protein MFGLGVPELLVILVIVMIIFGAGKLPEIGGAIGKGIKSFKRSVKDDEIDVTPKNDKDKEKPAP; encoded by the coding sequence ATGTTTGGCCTTGGAGTTCCTGAACTTCTCGTTATACTGGTAATCGTCATGATCATTTTCGGTGCAGGCAAGCTGCCGGAGATCGGTGGGGCGATAGGCAAGGGCATCAAGAGTTTCAAGAGGTCGGTAAAAGACGACGAGATAGACGTTACCCCCAAGAACGATAAGGATAAAGAAAAGCCCGCCCCATAA
- a CDS encoding electron transfer flavoprotein subunit beta/FixA family protein, which produces MHIVVCVKMVPDTTQVTIDPVTNTLIREGIPFIINPFDDHALEEALRIRDTCGGKVTVLSMGPAPAETVLRDAIALGADAAVLLSDRVFGGSDTLATSKVISEAIERLSSQERVDLVVCGKQTIDGDTAQVGPGIATRLGFAQVTLVDKVLDVDVEGRYITVRAKFDNRHQVVQARLPALITVVREINTVRYPAVPRRLYAEEAPLAVWTNETLKIDVNTIGLNGSPTWVKRIFAPQREKGEIVSGLGSAKEETVRLIIQKIEDWKILDL; this is translated from the coding sequence GTGCACATCGTCGTATGCGTCAAGATGGTCCCGGACACAACGCAGGTCACAATAGATCCGGTCACCAACACGCTCATCAGGGAAGGGATACCCTTCATCATCAATCCTTTTGATGACCACGCACTGGAAGAAGCTTTACGCATCAGGGACACATGCGGGGGGAAAGTCACGGTGCTTTCCATGGGACCGGCTCCTGCGGAAACAGTTTTGCGCGATGCGATCGCTCTGGGTGCCGACGCAGCAGTTCTTCTCTCGGATAGAGTCTTCGGAGGCTCTGATACACTGGCGACGAGCAAGGTCATCAGTGAGGCGATTGAAAGACTCTCCTCTCAGGAACGAGTCGACCTCGTTGTCTGCGGAAAACAGACCATTGATGGCGATACCGCCCAGGTAGGACCCGGAATAGCAACACGCCTGGGCTTTGCACAGGTGACGCTTGTTGACAAAGTGCTCGATGTGGACGTCGAGGGTAGGTATATCACGGTAAGGGCAAAGTTTGACAACCGGCACCAGGTTGTTCAAGCACGGCTTCCGGCTCTTATCACGGTGGTGCGCGAAATCAACACCGTGCGCTATCCCGCGGTACCGCGAAGACTCTATGCCGAAGAAGCCCCCCTGGCGGTCTGGACAAATGAAACCCTCAAGATCGATGTCAACACCATAGGGCTTAACGGCTCGCCCACGTGGGTGAAGCGTATCTTCGCGCCTCAAAGAGAGAAGGGCGAGATAGTATCAGGACTGGGCAGCGCTAAGGAAGAGACAGTTCGGCTCATCATACAGAAGATCGAAGATTGGAAAATCCTGGACCTCTAA
- a CDS encoding FAD-binding protein has product MQNKKRRFKVRLSPGKCIGCGRCEPACPVNAIRYDEKGEPIIDLEKCIGCGKCVKVCPADAITTFIPEEGIGTWDEEQPAAETGGETASSLWRGVWVYVEQMDGKAEPVSWQLLGKGKELAQDLEVELAAVVLGSNVEHLADEAAEYGADKVYLVDTPVLKDYRAETHLRACVHLVGKYAPEVLLIGATGLGRDLAGGVATRLQTGLTADCTALAIDKQNRYLEQTRPAFGGNIMATILCEKARPQMASVRPNVMPTPSRIPGRKATLVRESITFDENQILTKILEVAPIQCESSVDITAVGVIVSGGRGLMSAENFGMLQELADLLGGVVAGSRSAVDAGWIRHERQVGQTGKTVRPKLYLACAISGAIQHLVGMQDAEYIIAINKDERAPIFDVADLGIVGDVFEIVPGMIEELRKMKTAPVCDT; this is encoded by the coding sequence ATGCAAAATAAAAAACGGAGATTCAAGGTTCGCCTCTCACCCGGCAAATGCATTGGCTGCGGCCGCTGTGAGCCGGCCTGCCCGGTCAACGCAATCAGGTACGATGAAAAAGGCGAGCCGATTATCGACCTGGAAAAATGCATCGGCTGTGGCAAGTGTGTCAAAGTCTGCCCGGCTGACGCCATCACCACGTTCATCCCTGAGGAAGGCATTGGCACATGGGACGAGGAGCAACCTGCAGCAGAGACGGGCGGAGAAACAGCGAGTAGTCTTTGGCGCGGGGTCTGGGTCTACGTGGAGCAGATGGATGGCAAGGCCGAACCGGTCTCCTGGCAACTTCTCGGGAAAGGAAAAGAGCTTGCCCAAGACCTTGAGGTGGAACTGGCCGCTGTAGTGCTCGGCAGCAACGTTGAACACCTGGCAGATGAGGCCGCCGAATATGGTGCCGATAAGGTCTACCTGGTTGACACGCCGGTCCTCAAGGACTACAGGGCCGAAACTCACCTGCGTGCGTGTGTCCACCTCGTCGGGAAATATGCACCCGAGGTATTATTGATCGGGGCCACAGGCCTCGGCCGTGACCTGGCAGGTGGCGTGGCAACGCGCCTGCAGACCGGGTTGACCGCGGACTGCACGGCGTTGGCGATCGACAAGCAAAACAGGTACCTGGAGCAGACACGCCCAGCTTTCGGCGGTAACATTATGGCCACGATCCTCTGCGAAAAGGCCAGGCCCCAAATGGCCTCGGTCAGGCCCAATGTTATGCCCACGCCTTCACGAATCCCGGGGAGGAAGGCAACGCTGGTTCGAGAATCGATTACATTCGACGAGAATCAGATACTCACGAAAATACTGGAGGTAGCGCCCATTCAGTGCGAGAGTTCTGTGGATATAACGGCCGTGGGAGTCATCGTCAGCGGTGGCAGAGGACTGATGAGCGCAGAGAACTTCGGGATGCTTCAGGAATTGGCAGACCTGCTCGGCGGCGTGGTTGCCGGCTCCAGGAGTGCCGTAGATGCAGGGTGGATCAGGCACGAACGGCAGGTAGGACAGACCGGCAAGACCGTGCGACCGAAGCTGTATCTCGCCTGCGCCATCTCGGGTGCCATCCAGCATCTTGTCGGCATGCAGGATGCCGAGTATATCATCGCCATCAACAAAGACGAGCGCGCGCCCATCTTTGATGTAGCAGACCTTGGCATTGTCGGAGACGTCTTTGAGATTGTTCCGGGAATGATCGAAGAACTGCGAAAGATGAAAACCGCCCCTGTGTGCGACACATGA
- a CDS encoding (Fe-S)-binding protein, which yields MSVAESIIFALAFFAALFLFLRRVFRLLAMVLLGKAEQRFDHLLQRLKALLVYGFGQKRVIEKPFGVNHFLLFWGFILLQLMVNSEFIIAGIFPRFSLSFTGALLYPAIIFVADVTSFIVLIVVVIAAARRLFFKPPNVERSLDAFFILGLVGLLMIAYFGLHIASVVAGQESQVYRPFSRIMASPFTGYGTLLFWQLVERVCWWLHAAVLLLFLVYIPCSKHLHILTALLNCFFRRFGFPHSLPVLQFKRGERFGVSKVTQFTWKDLLDFFSCTECGRCADACPATTTGKVLNPKEVILQGKANLIRNGNAILTLRGGDTIAGADEHTPVSFALIGGDHERSIAPQAIWDCTTCGACVEKCPVFIEQFPKLLKMRRHLVMEAVDFPSEVINLFRNLEQRYNPYGIAPSDRIRWALDLDVPLLAEKPDAEYLFYIGCVASFTSRMKSVIAAIIEALRNASVSFAVLGKEEQCCGDPLRRLGNEYVFDKFARSNVTTFRKYGIKKMLTLCPHCYSTFKNDYRDFGAEFEVLHHTELLGTLLREGKIRPPERVTKERIVVHDSCYLGRYNNIYDDPREVLRRATGSLPLEMDLNRRESFCCGAGGGRMWMEESSGTRINANRTAQALRLDPTVIATCCPYCLTMFEDGIKDEKAESRVRVLDIAEVLMPTHIR from the coding sequence ATGTCCGTAGCTGAGTCCATCATCTTTGCGCTGGCTTTTTTCGCAGCACTCTTTCTTTTCCTGAGGAGGGTGTTCCGCCTTTTGGCTATGGTCCTCCTGGGGAAAGCAGAGCAGAGGTTCGACCACCTCCTTCAGAGGCTGAAAGCGCTCCTCGTCTATGGTTTCGGACAGAAAAGGGTCATCGAAAAACCTTTCGGTGTGAATCATTTCCTTCTCTTCTGGGGATTCATTCTGCTCCAGCTCATGGTCAACAGTGAATTTATCATTGCGGGCATATTCCCCAGGTTCAGCCTCAGTTTCACGGGTGCATTGCTCTATCCGGCCATCATTTTTGTTGCGGACGTGACCTCATTCATTGTGCTCATCGTCGTTGTCATCGCAGCGGCGAGACGGTTATTCTTCAAGCCGCCGAACGTGGAACGAAGCCTTGACGCATTTTTTATACTCGGCCTCGTCGGGCTTCTCATGATCGCCTATTTCGGGCTGCACATCGCCTCCGTGGTAGCGGGACAGGAAAGCCAAGTATACAGGCCCTTCTCTCGAATCATGGCCTCACCGTTTACGGGATATGGCACGCTCTTATTCTGGCAGCTTGTGGAACGAGTCTGCTGGTGGCTCCACGCGGCAGTGCTTCTTCTCTTTCTCGTCTATATACCGTGCAGCAAACACCTGCACATCCTTACCGCACTTCTCAACTGCTTCTTCAGGCGCTTCGGTTTTCCCCACTCCTTGCCCGTTCTGCAATTCAAGCGGGGGGAGCGATTCGGCGTCTCCAAGGTTACGCAGTTTACATGGAAGGATCTGCTCGATTTCTTCTCCTGCACCGAATGCGGAAGATGCGCTGATGCGTGCCCTGCTACAACCACGGGCAAAGTGCTCAATCCCAAAGAAGTAATTCTCCAGGGCAAAGCCAACCTCATCAGGAACGGAAATGCGATTCTGACATTGCGGGGTGGAGATACCATAGCAGGCGCAGATGAACACACTCCTGTCAGCTTTGCGCTTATAGGTGGAGACCACGAGCGGAGTATAGCGCCTCAGGCAATCTGGGACTGCACCACCTGCGGAGCGTGCGTGGAGAAGTGCCCTGTCTTTATAGAACAATTCCCCAAGCTTCTGAAAATGAGACGCCATCTCGTGATGGAAGCGGTCGATTTTCCTTCGGAAGTGATCAATCTTTTCCGCAATCTCGAACAGCGGTACAACCCTTACGGCATTGCGCCCTCTGACCGCATCAGGTGGGCATTAGACCTCGATGTGCCATTACTGGCCGAAAAACCTGACGCCGAGTACCTCTTCTATATCGGATGCGTGGCGTCCTTCACTTCCCGCATGAAGAGTGTCATAGCAGCGATTATCGAAGCGCTGCGGAACGCATCGGTATCCTTCGCGGTTCTGGGCAAAGAAGAGCAGTGCTGCGGAGATCCTTTGCGGCGGTTGGGTAACGAATATGTGTTCGACAAGTTCGCCCGAAGCAATGTGACAACCTTCAGGAAGTACGGGATTAAGAAGATGTTGACTCTCTGTCCCCACTGCTATAGCACATTCAAAAACGACTATCGGGATTTCGGCGCAGAATTCGAGGTGCTGCATCATACAGAGCTTTTAGGTACTCTTCTGAGAGAAGGAAAGATACGCCCCCCGGAAAGGGTGACCAAGGAGCGCATTGTCGTTCACGATTCCTGCTATCTCGGGAGGTATAACAACATCTACGACGATCCTCGAGAAGTGTTGCGTCGTGCAACAGGATCATTGCCGCTGGAGATGGATTTAAACCGCCGTGAAAGCTTCTGTTGCGGGGCCGGCGGGGGACGCATGTGGATGGAAGAATCGAGCGGCACGAGGATAAACGCAAACCGGACCGCTCAGGCATTGCGTCTCGATCCCACGGTCATCGCAACCTGCTGTCCTTACTGCCTCACGATGTTCGAGGACGGAATAAAAGACGAAAAGGCCGAGAGCAGGGTTAGAGTTCTCGATATCGCGGAGGTCCTCATGCCGACGCACATTCGCTGA
- a CDS encoding SagB/ThcOx family dehydrogenase, with protein sequence MRKEHIKRAVSVAAVVLCLCVLALPSHAQQTAATDASVKLPPPKLDGNVSVEKALTERRSVRAYKSEPLSLDEVSQILWSAQGVTDAGKGLRTTPSPKGQFLIEVYLVAGNVTGLPAGLYRYQPKEHALIKMAEGDKKADLSKAVPQPAVAGAPASLIICGVPERSAANPAWIYLEAGHAAENVYLQATAIKLGTVSIAGFKPEDVRKALPLPEKQQPIYIMPLGRK encoded by the coding sequence ATGAGAAAAGAACATATAAAGAGAGCGGTTTCGGTTGCGGCTGTAGTGCTTTGCCTCTGTGTGCTCGCTCTTCCTTCTCATGCCCAGCAGACTGCCGCTACCGATGCGAGTGTTAAGCTGCCTCCACCCAAATTGGACGGAAACGTTTCCGTAGAAAAAGCGTTGACTGAACGGCGCTCGGTTAGGGCTTACAAATCTGAACCGCTTTCTCTCGATGAAGTTTCCCAGATCCTCTGGTCAGCGCAGGGTGTAACCGATGCTGGAAAGGGCTTACGCACAACGCCTTCGCCCAAGGGCCAGTTTCTGATTGAAGTCTATCTCGTGGCTGGTAACGTGACCGGCCTTCCGGCCGGGCTGTATCGTTATCAACCAAAGGAGCATGCATTGATCAAGATGGCCGAGGGCGACAAAAAGGCTGATCTTTCTAAGGCTGTTCCCCAGCCCGCGGTGGCCGGCGCACCGGCGTCGCTGATCATTTGCGGTGTGCCGGAACGGTCGGCGGCAAATCCAGCCTGGATTTACCTCGAGGCTGGCCATGCTGCGGAAAACGTATATCTGCAGGCTACTGCCATAAAGCTGGGGACGGTTTCCATAGCCGGTTTCAAACCGGAAGACGTGAGGAAGGCTCTGCCTTTGCCGGAGAAACAGCAGCCCATTTACATTATGCCCCTGGGCAGGAAATAA
- a CDS encoding surface-adhesin E family protein, producing MGRTRAVRIVPSRCCQALIIMLSVLSLFSCSLSFDNPWEKKPAELPQQKPTPPEVHSVQKEGKQLPSSASSDASSNVSSGENEDGRKWKRYMTDDQDVRHFIDEEAITRISKDVIQMWRKREFPPGAAQRRIVTLDELNCPRQEFRTVELQVTYSDGRIGRSKEPGRWAKIYENTNEEYLMDEYCK from the coding sequence GTGGGCAGAACACGTGCCGTGAGAATTGTCCCTTCCCGCTGCTGCCAGGCGCTGATCATCATGCTTTCCGTGCTGTCTCTTTTCTCCTGCAGCTTGAGCTTCGATAATCCCTGGGAGAAGAAGCCAGCCGAACTTCCGCAACAGAAACCCACCCCACCTGAAGTACATTCAGTCCAGAAAGAAGGCAAACAACTCCCCTCCAGCGCTTCCTCAGATGCTTCTTCCAATGTTTCTTCGGGCGAGAACGAGGATGGAAGAAAGTGGAAAAGATATATGACTGACGATCAGGATGTCAGGCATTTCATCGACGAGGAAGCAATAACAAGGATTTCCAAGGACGTTATCCAGATGTGGCGAAAAAGGGAGTTTCCGCCCGGCGCAGCACAGAGGCGCATTGTGACCCTGGACGAATTAAACTGTCCCAGGCAGGAATTTCGCACGGTGGAGCTTCAGGTGACGTACTCGGACGGAAGGATCGGCAGGTCAAAAGAACCCGGCCGCTGGGCAAAAATCTACGAAAACACCAACGAAGAATACCTGATGGACGAGTACTGCAAGTAG
- a CDS encoding nitroreductase family protein produces the protein MFKELAEKRRSVRAYADRPVEAEKIDAIIEAALRSPTGGARRPWAFVVVTDKGLLKELSVAKPGGAAFVKDAPVGVVVCGDQSASGLWVEDCSIAAVTMQYAAHDLGLGSRWAQLRGNNFNDNTTSTQYIAKLLGLPENLTVECIIAVGYPAEEMVPYKKDELRYDKVSYNRYGQSKS, from the coding sequence ATGTTTAAGGAGCTTGCGGAGAAGAGAAGAAGTGTCAGAGCGTATGCTGACCGACCTGTGGAAGCCGAAAAGATCGATGCTATCATCGAAGCTGCCCTGCGTTCCCCGACGGGAGGCGCCAGAAGGCCTTGGGCATTTGTAGTGGTCACCGACAAGGGCCTTCTGAAGGAACTCTCGGTGGCAAAGCCCGGAGGTGCCGCCTTTGTCAAGGATGCCCCGGTGGGCGTAGTCGTGTGCGGAGATCAGTCTGCTTCCGGACTATGGGTCGAGGATTGCTCGATAGCTGCGGTCACTATGCAATATGCAGCTCATGACTTGGGCCTTGGAAGCCGCTGGGCACAATTGAGAGGAAATAATTTCAACGACAACACAACGTCAACCCAATACATCGCCAAGCTCCTCGGCCTTCCTGAAAATCTTACGGTTGAGTGTATCATAGCGGTAGGGTACCCGGCTGAAGAGATGGTTCCCTACAAGAAGGACGAACTCCGTTACGATAAGGTCAGCTATAACCGTTACGGCCAGAGCAAGAGCTGA